The proteins below are encoded in one region of Legionella antarctica:
- the def gene encoding peptide deformylase has translation MAIRKILYLPDERLRKIAKKVEIFDDNLQTLIDDMFDTMYHARGVGLAAPQIGVSMRLSVIDIIGDKAEQLVIINPEITSSSGQKEFDEGCLSVPGAYDKVIRAEKVTVKALDRLGKPFELSADGLLAECLQHEIDHLNGKLFVDLLSPLKRAMARRKLDKFKRHQATRKS, from the coding sequence ATGGCTATTCGTAAGATTCTTTATTTACCTGACGAACGATTAAGAAAAATTGCAAAAAAAGTCGAAATTTTTGATGATAATCTGCAAACTTTAATCGATGACATGTTTGATACTATGTATCATGCCAGGGGAGTTGGCCTTGCTGCGCCCCAAATTGGTGTCAGTATGCGTTTATCTGTAATCGACATTATTGGGGATAAAGCAGAACAACTGGTGATTATTAATCCAGAAATTACATCTTCCTCAGGTCAGAAAGAGTTTGATGAGGGATGTTTATCTGTTCCTGGAGCTTATGACAAAGTGATTCGAGCGGAGAAAGTTACAGTTAAAGCGCTGGATCGTCTTGGCAAGCCTTTTGAACTCAGTGCCGATGGTCTGCTTGCTGAATGTTTGCAGCATGAAATTGATCATTTAAACGGAAAATTATTTGTTGATTTACTATCTCCTCTAAAAAGAGCCATGGCACGGAGAAAATTGGATAAATTCAAGCGACATCAAGCTACTAGAAAATCATGA
- the fmt gene encoding methionyl-tRNA formyltransferase yields the protein MSGLNIIFAGTPEFGLPCLDALLQSLHQIKAVYTQPDRPAGRGRKLQVSAVKEWALEHQIPVYQPLNFKTPESISELALLKPDVLLVIAYGLILPRAVLEIPRLGCINVHASLLPRWRGASPIQHAVLHGDCESGVTLMQMDAGMDTGDMLYKAKCPISTSDTAGSLHDRLALISAKPLLATLDALATNQALHEVQNNELATYAGKIDKKDAHINWQDSALRIDRQIRAFNPWPIAYAVIGEDILRIHQGQVIEMECSQAPGTVISIDKKGMLVATGNDGLLVTKIQFPGAKAISVADWLNSGKKQLHTNLVLQ from the coding sequence ATGAGTGGTTTGAATATCATATTTGCAGGGACTCCTGAATTTGGTTTACCTTGTCTTGATGCCTTATTGCAATCGTTACATCAAATTAAGGCCGTTTATACTCAACCGGATCGTCCGGCAGGTCGCGGCCGTAAATTGCAGGTTTCTGCTGTAAAGGAATGGGCATTGGAGCATCAAATTCCTGTCTATCAGCCTCTTAATTTTAAAACCCCAGAATCTATTTCCGAACTTGCTCTTTTAAAACCTGATGTTTTGCTGGTCATTGCTTATGGATTGATTTTACCGCGAGCTGTTCTGGAAATTCCCCGATTAGGCTGTATTAACGTCCATGCCTCTTTACTTCCTCGATGGCGCGGAGCCTCACCCATCCAACACGCTGTTTTGCATGGTGATTGTGAATCAGGCGTCACTTTGATGCAAATGGATGCAGGGATGGATACGGGCGATATGCTTTATAAAGCAAAGTGTCCGATTAGTACCTCAGATACTGCCGGCAGTCTGCATGATCGTTTAGCCCTGATTTCAGCAAAGCCATTACTGGCTACCTTAGACGCACTTGCTACTAATCAGGCTCTACACGAGGTACAAAATAATGAGTTGGCAACTTATGCGGGTAAAATAGATAAAAAAGATGCGCATATTAATTGGCAAGACTCTGCCTTGAGAATTGATAGACAGATTCGTGCATTTAATCCCTGGCCTATTGCTTATGCTGTTATTGGTGAGGATATACTTCGTATTCATCAAGGCCAGGTAATTGAAATGGAGTGCTCGCAAGCACCAGGAACTGTTATAAGCATAGACAAAAAAGGAATGTTGGTCGCTACAGGAAATGACGGTTTGTTAGTAACAAAGATTCAGTTTCCAGGGGCTAAAGCAATTTCTGTAGCAGATTGGTTAAACTCCGGTAAAAAACAGTTGCATACCAACTTGGTATTGCAATGA
- the rsmB gene encoding 16S rRNA (cytosine(967)-C(5))-methyltransferase RsmB, giving the protein MKSNERLHALKILTGLLVDKVSLSQLMPPSANVSPMTKEICFGFCRHYFRLQAIANCLLEKKPKETEVWIALLIGLYQLHYMNIPDYAVVKETVALLEKIKKGWAKGLVNAVLRNFCRKQQEILATLANNKAFVYGQPQGLLKHLKSDWPNDWQNIAQANDAHPPMTLRVNLRKNSVAEYLDVLQEADIEAETHPVATAGITLKSPCDVYSLPGFKEGQVSVQDGAAQLAVSLLDLKPGQRVLDACCAPGGKTCHILESEPNLEACLALDVDPKRLKRVSENLERLHLAATLLQGDALFPERWWDRKPFDRILLDAPCSATGVIRRHSDIKLLRTDEEIVAVSKIQYSMLRSLWPLLAPGGLIVYATCSIIAEENEKQIAGFVATQADCTLIKNKGSWGRPTGHGQQILPGEHGMDGFFYSVLLKDKK; this is encoded by the coding sequence ATGAAAAGTAATGAAAGACTTCATGCCCTGAAAATTCTTACGGGGTTACTAGTAGATAAGGTTTCTCTATCTCAGTTGATGCCCCCATCTGCAAATGTATCTCCCATGACCAAAGAAATTTGCTTTGGTTTTTGTCGCCATTATTTTCGATTGCAGGCTATAGCCAATTGTTTACTAGAAAAGAAACCTAAAGAGACAGAGGTTTGGATCGCTTTGTTAATTGGTCTTTATCAACTGCATTACATGAATATACCTGATTATGCCGTAGTTAAGGAAACCGTGGCCCTACTTGAAAAAATAAAAAAAGGATGGGCTAAGGGCCTGGTTAACGCTGTTTTAAGAAATTTCTGTCGCAAACAACAGGAGATTCTGGCAACTCTGGCTAATAATAAAGCGTTTGTATATGGCCAACCCCAAGGACTGCTTAAACATTTAAAATCGGATTGGCCAAATGACTGGCAGAACATCGCGCAGGCCAATGATGCTCATCCACCAATGACCCTAAGGGTCAATCTTAGAAAAAATTCAGTAGCTGAGTACCTGGATGTCTTACAAGAGGCTGATATTGAAGCTGAGACACATCCTGTAGCCACAGCGGGTATTACTTTAAAGTCTCCTTGTGATGTATATAGTCTTCCGGGCTTCAAAGAGGGGCAAGTATCAGTACAAGATGGGGCTGCGCAACTAGCGGTGTCTTTATTAGACTTAAAGCCTGGCCAACGTGTATTAGATGCCTGTTGTGCTCCAGGAGGTAAAACCTGTCACATTTTGGAGTCTGAACCCAATCTTGAAGCGTGTCTAGCTCTGGATGTTGATCCTAAAAGACTCAAAAGAGTCAGCGAGAATTTAGAGCGATTGCATTTGGCAGCCACCTTGTTACAAGGGGATGCTTTATTTCCTGAGCGCTGGTGGGATCGAAAACCTTTTGATCGTATTTTATTAGATGCACCTTGCTCTGCCACCGGAGTGATTCGGCGCCATTCAGATATTAAGCTGTTACGTACTGACGAGGAGATTGTAGCCGTTTCTAAAATTCAATACTCTATGTTGCGTTCCTTATGGCCCTTGCTCGCTCCTGGTGGTTTGATAGTCTATGCTACCTGCTCAATTATTGCTGAAGAAAACGAAAAGCAAATAGCTGGTTTTGTAGCAACACAAGCCGATTGCACGTTGATAAAAAATAAGGGATCGTGGGGGAGGCCAACAGGCCATGGTCAACAGATTTTACCCGGGGAACATGGGATGGATGGATTTTTCTATAGTGTGTTACTTAAGGACAAAAAATGA
- a CDS encoding CPBP family intramembrane metalloprotease produces MIINWPLIIVLFGVSLPGAFIAMKRLMYFLLSNNTDELKKRMSRFAILQTLFMVFVMSLAGTALSLRTGLHAPLLEALLLGKAGLGAFSHILLPTLLYSLLSLIVFLGLYYGVVASILDDHSFRVMANLRHALGIDGCVLYGVVEEVIARWGLMNLIAFFVLFFSQQHNQIMIWISIVFSGVVFGVGQIPAYLAAGCLTTRRLVYSLLLLYLWPSLVFGFLFWQYGILSAILAHMLFHLGWSFYDNRWK; encoded by the coding sequence ATGATAATCAACTGGCCATTAATTATTGTTTTATTTGGCGTTTCTTTGCCTGGTGCATTTATTGCAATGAAGCGGCTAATGTATTTTTTGTTGTCCAATAATACGGATGAATTAAAAAAAAGAATGAGTCGCTTTGCGATTCTGCAAACCTTGTTTATGGTATTTGTAATGAGTCTAGCTGGAACGGCTCTATCGTTACGCACCGGTTTGCATGCTCCTTTGCTTGAAGCTCTTTTACTGGGAAAAGCAGGATTAGGAGCATTTTCCCATATTTTATTGCCTACCTTATTATACTCTCTGTTGAGTTTAATCGTGTTTTTAGGTCTTTATTATGGTGTTGTAGCAAGTATTTTGGATGATCACAGTTTTAGAGTAATGGCAAATCTTCGTCACGCTTTGGGTATAGATGGTTGTGTCCTCTATGGTGTTGTCGAGGAAGTAATCGCACGCTGGGGCTTAATGAATTTAATTGCTTTTTTTGTCCTGTTTTTTTCCCAGCAGCATAATCAAATTATGATTTGGATATCCATAGTATTTAGTGGCGTGGTGTTTGGAGTAGGGCAAATTCCAGCTTATCTCGCGGCAGGATGTTTGACTACGCGACGCTTGGTTTATTCCCTTTTATTACTTTATCTATGGCCGTCATTAGTGTTTGGCTTTTTATTTTGGCAATATGGGATACTCTCAGCAATATTAGCCCATATGTTGTTCCATTTAGGCTGGTCGTTTTACGATAATCGCTGGAAGTAG